In the genome of Telluria mixta, the window TGAAGCTCGCCGCCGGCGTGAACTTGTTGAAGTTCTTGTAGTGGTCGTAACGGCCCGACGCGTGCAGTTCCAGGTTCTTGATCGGGGTTGCCTGCAGTTCGGCGAAGGCTGCGGTGTTCGTCTCGTCGCCGATCACGAATGCCGTGGTCTGTGCGACCTGGCCGTTTGCCGTCAGGCTGGCCGCCGGCGAGTTCTGGGTGCGCTTGTGGTAGTGCACGCCGGCTGCCAGGGCCAGCGGACCGGCGCCCAGTTGCATCAGCTCGCGCGAACCGACCGCGTCGAAGTAGTTCAGCTTCGACTCGAGGGTGTTCGAGAAGTGCGGCGACACCGTGTTGAGGAGTGCCGGCGAGTTGCCGCCGATCGGATTCCACGTGCCGTTGAAGATCGCGTTGTACAGGGCTGCACGGTCGATGTAGCCGCTGTAGTCGATGTCGGTCTTGACCTTGGTGATGCCGCCGGCGACGTTGACGTCCCAGCCGTAGGCGCTGCCGTGCAGGTCGAGGGCGAAGCGGGTCGTGGTCGCGGTGTTGTCCTGGGTCGCGAATGGATCGGTGCCCGGGATGTAGCCGTACAGGCGGGCCGGCGCGCCCAGCTGGTTGAACGCCGCGTTGGCCGGGATCAGGGTGCTCGGTACACGGCTGTTGCCCGAGGTCACGACGCCATTGTTCAGCGAGTTGTTGCCGCCGAAGGTGGTCGGCGAATAGGCCGACAGGTAACTGCCGCGGTTGTTCACGCTGTTACGCTGGAACATCGAGCCCTTGAACGCCAGTTCCCAGTCCGCGTTCAGCTTCTTGGTCATGCCGACCAGCAGGTTGATGTTCTCGGTCTGCGGCTGGATGTTCGTCTTGTCATCGCGGATGGCGCAGCCGCCGCTCATGTACAGGTCGTAGTTACACTTGGTCGGATCCAGGAACTGGAAGTTGGCCGAATTGTCGATCGCAGCATACGGCTTGCCCGTGGCAGGATTGATCCCCGGTTTAGCCGGGCCGGCCGGGTTGTACAGGAACGGGCTGTTGGTCGCGGTCAGGCGCGAGTTCAGGCCGTTGGGCACGCCCAGGCGGATGTTGTTGCCGCCGCGCGAACGCCAGTCGGCATTGGCCCAGTCGAAACGGTCGCGGTCCGCCACCTTGATCGCACCCTGGCGGCGCCACTCGGCAGTGATGAAGGCGTTGTAGCCGTCGTTGTCCAGGTCGCCGATACCGGTGCTGATCGACGCGCGGTGCGTCTTGCCGCCGCCGTGCTGGGTGTTGCCGGATTCGGCCGCCACGCGGGTGCCGTTCAGGTTTTTCTTCAGCTTGATGTTGACGACGCCGGCGATGGCGTCGGAACCGTACAGCGACGAAGCGCCGCTTTTCAGGACTTCGATGCTGTCGATGGCATCGAACGGAATCGAGGAGACGTCGACGAAGGCGCGCTGGGCGTCATCCGACAGCGGGTACGGGGCGAGGCGGTGGCCGTCGACCAGCACGAGGGTCGCGCCGACCGTCAGGCCGCGCAGCGAAATGCCGGAAGCGCCGTTCGCGAATGCGCCGGAGAAGCCGGTACCGAGCGTGCCCTGGCCGTTGGCGGCGAGGTCGTTCAGCAGTTCGGCGACGGAGGTCTTGCCGCTTTTCTGGATGTCCGCGGCCGTCAACACCTGCACGGGGGTCGGGGTTTCGGTGTCGGTACGGCTGATCAGCGAACCGGTGACGACCACGCGCGCGGGTGCCTGGGCACTGACCGCATCTTGCGTCTGAGCCATTGCCGGTGCTGCCAGCAGAGCGCCGCTGGCCACTACGAACGAAATCGCCAATGGCATCGACTTCAATTTAAACGTCATGAATACTTCTCCTTCTCGAATCTCTCAAAGTGGTCTTTTACGTTCACCACATGCAGGCACGGCGCTTATGCGCGGGGGCGGCCAAGCTGCGCCGCCCCCGTTTGCACGGCCGTTGCCTGCAAAGGCTTTTGGCCTGGTGCGTTTAAACTACTGGTGACTATCACACTAATTGATGTGTTTTTTCATCATTCGCCCTGTAGGACGAACCCTCTCAAATAACGTTTCATAGATATCAAACGTTACTGATTTGTCGATAAAACCATAGCAAAAGCGAAAGTGTCAATGAAACACAATTGCCGAAATGTGTAGAAACAACACATTTAGAAAACGAAAGAATTAATGCTTTTCACTGGTGCAGTGCAGCACCAGAAAGGGTTTTCTTTTGGACAAATATTGCACTATTGAAGTGAGTCACCCGAACTTGCCATGCATATTGCTTGAATTCGACCCAGAACATGCTCGACGCACTGCAGCAGGAAAATTCTTAACCTCACGCATTTTGGATGGAATCGCCTGATGTTCCGGTTGCCACCATGCATGGGGGAAACCAACGTCGGTTGCTTGTCTACAACAGAAAACGAGGGAAACGGGGCATTCCCCGGTACCCCGTAACGGGCCCTTTTCTGCCGGCCCGGGTGGCCGATGCCTTATACTGGCGCCTGTACCGATCTGCCGCCGCCGGCACGGCGCCCGTCCGGCGCCGCCGCGCGCCGGCCTACCACTCATCATGCTGCGAATTAACGAACTCAAACTGCCCCTGAATCACCCCGACCACGCCCTGCGCGACGCCATCGTCGGCCGGCTTGGTATCGAAAGCGGAGACCTGATCGACTTCACGGTCTTCAAGCGCAGCTACGACGCGCGCAAGAAGACCGCCATCGTCCTGATCTACGCCCTCGACGTGGAAGTCCGCGACGAGGCGGCCGTGCTGGCCCGGCTGGCGCGCGATCCGCATATCGTCCCGGCACCCGACACCGGCTACAAGTTCGTGACGAAGGCCCTCCCCGCGCCGGGCACGCCGCGGCCCGTGGTCGTGGGCATGGGCCCGTGCGGGCTGTTCGTCGCGCTGATCCTGGCCCAGATGGGCTTCAAGCCGCTCGTGCTGGAACGCGGCAAGATCGTGCGCGAGCGCACCGTCGACACCTTCGGCTTCTGGCGCAAGCGCAAGCTCAACACGGAATCGAACGTGCAGTTCGGCGAAGGCGGCGCCGGCACCTTCTCGGACGGCAAGCTGTACAGCCAGGTCAAGGATCCGAAGCACTACGGCCGCAAGGTCCTGAATGAATTCGTGAAGTCGGGCGCGCCGGAGGAAATCCTGTACGTCAGCAAGCCGCACATCGGCACGTTCCGCCTGGTGAAAATGGTGGAACAGATGCGCGCCGAGATCCTCGCGCTGGGCGGAGAGATCCGCTTCCAGACGCGCGTGGAAGACGTGCTGATCGAAGGCGAAGGCAGCGCCCGTCAAGTCGTGGGCGTCAGGCTGCACACGGGCGAGACGATCCCGACCCGCCACCTCGTGATGGCCGTCGGCCACAGCGCGCGCGACACGTTCGAGATGCTGTACGAGCGCGGCGTGTACGTCGAAGCGAAACCGTTCTCGATCGGCTTCCGCGTCGAGCATCCGCAGTCGCTAATCGACGTCTGCCGCTTCGGCCCGAACGCCGGCAACAAGATCCTCGGCGCGGCCGACTACAAGATCGTCCACCACGCCTCCAACGGCCGCAGCGTGTACAGCTTCTGCATGTGCCCGGGTGGTACCGTCGTGGCCGCGTCGTCCGAGGAAGGGCGCGTCGTCACGAACGGCATGAGCCAGTATTCGCGCGCCGAGCGCAACGCCAACAGCGCGATCGTCGTCGGGATCACCCCGTCCGACTATCCGGGCCACCCGCTGGCCGGCATCGCGTTCCAGCGCGAACTGGAATCGCGCGCCTTCGTGCTGGGCGGCAGCAATTACGATGCCCCGGGCCAGTTGATGGGCGACTTCGTGCGCGGCGTGCCGTCGACCGAATTCGGCAGCGTGACGCCGTCGTTCAAGCCGGCCGTGCACCTGACCGACCTCGCCCCGGCCCTGCCCGACTACGCCACCGTGGCGCTGCGCGAAGCCTTCGTCGCGTTCGACAAGCAGATCAAGGGCTACTACAAGGAAGACGCCGTGCTGACCGGCGTCGAGACCCGCACGTCGTCGCCGATCCGCATCAAGCGCCACGACGACAACCTGCAGAGCCTGAACACGGCAGGCCTGTACCCGGCCGGCGAAGGCGCCGGCTACGCGGGCGGCATCATGTCGGCCGCGATCGACGGCATCCGCGTCGCGGAAGCGGTCGCACTGGCCATGGTCGGCTGAGTTCCTTCCTCACCTCCCCTGGCGCCGGTCTCACGGCCGGCGCCCGCCTGCATGGCCGAAACCACCTGATTCCACTGATCGAGACATATGTACATAAAGATGTCGTACATACACGCTTGATTTCACAAAGAAATATTGTTTCAAATTTTTACAAGCGTTAATGCAAATCTGTCTGTTTTTGACGTAATTACACCACAAATCTGCGTGAATTTTAGTTTCTGTGGTGTATGTTTACTGTTCTTGAAATATTGGTTATCCGCTATTTCAAACTTGTAACCTACAAAACAGGACCAAGATGCTCACAGAAAAAACCATGGCGCGGACCCTGCGCCTCATATTCTCCGGCACGACGCTGGCAGCCGGCTTCGGTTTTGCCGGCACCGCCCTGGCACAAACCCAGGAAGTGCAGCAGGCGCCGATCGCGCGCGTCGAAATCACCGGCTCGGCGATCAAGCGTATCGACGCTGAAACGGCCGTGCCCGTCACCGTGCTCCGTGTCGAAGACCTGAAGAAGGAAGGTCTGACCACCATCGAGCAGGTGATGTCGAACCTGAGCGTTTCGCAGGCCCAGCAAGGCACCAGCCAGTCGGTTGGTTCCAGCACGGGCGGCGCCTCGTTCGCCAACCTGCGCGGCATCGGCCAGAACAAGACCCTGGTGCTGCTGAACGGCCGTCGCCTGGCGAACAACGCCTACGACAGCTCGGCCCCCGACCTGAACATGATCCCGTTCGCCGCGCTCGAGCGCGTCGAAGTGCTGCGCGACGGCGCGTCGTCGCTGTACGGCTCCGACGCCGTGGGCGGCGTGATCAACTTCATCACGAAGAAGAATTACCAGGGCGGCAGCGCCACCTTCGGCGAAGACGTCGCGTCGCACGGCGGCGGCCGTTCGATCAACGCGAACGTCGCGCTGGGCTGGGGCGACCTCGACACCCAGGGCTGGAACATCTCGGCCGTGATCGACCACCAGGAACAGTACCCGCTGACCGGTACCGACCGCTCGTACAACACCCGCTACCCGGGCGGCCTGTCGACCTCGACCTTCCCGGCCAACTACTACCAGGGCGGCGACAGCGTCAACCCGGCCGGCCCGGGCTGCACGACCGGCGTGCACCTGATTCCGGACGGCGGCACCGGCTGCCTGATGACGACCTCGTCGTTCGTCGACTACATCCCGCGCAACATCCGCGACTCCGGCCTGATCCGCGGCACCCTGAAGCTGGGCCAGCACGAACTGGGCGTCGAATACCTGACGAGCCAGAGCGTCGTCGGCACCACCATCGCCCCGGTCCCGTACGGCGGCCTGTACATGAACCGCCTGCGTCCGGACGGCACGGCCAACCCGTACTACCCGGCCGGCCTGGATCCGACCTACACCGAAGCCTTCATGCCGGACGGTGTGCAGCCGGGCTTCACGCACGTGAAATGGCGCGACATGCCGAACGGCGTGCGCCAGGACAAGAACACGAACCGCCAGCAGCGCCTGGTCGTCTCGCTGGCCGGCAACGTCGCCGGCTGGGACTACGACGGTGCCGTCACCTGGAACGAGAACCGCGTGCAGGAGCAGCTGTTCGGCTACAGCGACGGTGGCCTCATCACCCAGGGCGTCCGGGACGGCGTGATCAACCCGTTCGGCGACCAGTCCGCCGCAGGCACCGCGCTGCTGAACTCGGCCGCCCTGTCGGGCACCATCCAGACCGCGCGCGGCCAGACCACGGGCCTCGACTTCCACGCCAGCCGCGAGCTGGGCGACTGGCTGAACGCCGGCCGCGGCGCCGCCCTGGCACTGGGCGCGGCGACGACGTACGACAAGTTCACGAGCGCCGCGAATACCGAGTTTGCCGAGAAGGTCGTCGCCTCGACCGGTATCGACCCGAACACGCTCAACTCGGGCTCGCGTCACACGTACGCCGTCTACGGCGAACTGAACGTCCCGATCCTGAAAACCCTGGACGTGACGGGCTCGGTCCGCTACGACAAGTACAGCGACTTCGGCAACACGACCAACCCGAAAGTGTCGTTCCGCTGGCAGCCGACGCAGGCGGTGCTGGTGCGCGGTTCGTACTCGACCGGCTTCCGCGCCCCGTCGCTGTACGATATCCACTCGGCCCAGACCTTCACCAACACCGCCGGCACGTATGACGACCCGGTCAACTGCCCGGGCGGCAACCCGCTGCCGGGCCACTCGCGCGCCGCGAACTGCAGCCAGCAGTTCCAGGTGCTGGGTGGCGGCAACCCCGCGCTGCAGCCGGAGAAGTCGAAGAACGCCACGATCGGCATCATGATCGAGCCGCTGAAGAACCTGAGCGTCGGCGTCGACATCTGGGCCCTGAAGCTGGACCACCAGATCAGCGTGCTGAGCCTGGACGACATCTTCGCCGACAACGTCAAGTATGCCTCCCGGTACCACCGCAACCCGGCCGGCGAACTGTCGGTGGACGGTTCGCAGTGCCCGAACCCGGCGACCTGCGGCTACATCGAGCGCCTGAACGAGAACCTGGGCGGCATCATCACCAACGGTATCGACCTGTCGGCCAACTACCGCTGGCGCTCGGCCGGCTACGGCACGTTCTCGTTCGCGTCGAACACGACCTACGTCCACAAGTACGAGTACCAGAACACGGAAGGCGGCGAGTGGAACCAGAATGTCGGCGTGTACTCGGGCACGGGTCCGGTGTTCCGCTGGCAGTCGACCAACAACCTGGTGTGGAGCCGCGACGCCCTGTCGGCCGGCCTGACCGCCCGCTACAAGAGCGGCTACGTCGACCAGGATCCGACCAACCATGTCGCTTCCTACACGACGTTCGACCTGTACGGCGCCTGGCAGCAGAAGAAGGGCCTGGGCCTGACCGTCGGCGTGCGTAACCTGCTCGACCGCGATCCGCCGCTGTCGTACCAGGATTACACGTTCCAGGCCGGCTACGATCCGCGTTACACGGATCCGCTGGGCCGCACCTTCTACGCGCGCGTGAACTACACGTTCTAAGCACGTAGTCGCGCAGCAAATCAAAACGCCCGGTGTTCGCGCACCGGGCGTTTTTCTTTACAACCAGCCGGCCTTCCTGAAGCGCCGATAGAGGTAGACGCACACCGCGATCATGACGGCGAGCGCCATCGGATAGCCCCACTTCCATTCCAGCTCAGGCATGTACTTGAAATTCATGCCCCATACGCCGGCGAAGGCCGTGAACACGGCGAAGATTGCGGCCCACGCGGCGAGGCGTTTATTGACTTCGCTTTCGTCGATGGAGACCATCGACAGGTTCACCTGGATCGCGGTGCTGATCGTGTCGCGGATCGCGTCGAGGCGGCCGCCGATCCGGATCAGGTGGTCGTGCACGTCGCGGAAATAATCCTGCGTGCCGACGATGAGCGGGGGGACGCGGCCGCCGTGCAGCCGGCCGATCGCTTCCAGCAGCGGGAACACGGCGTGGCGCAGCACGAGGCCCTTTCTCTTCAATTGATACAGGCGCTCGACGTTCTCGCGCTGGGCGCCGTGCGTGAAGATGCGGTCCTCGATCGTCTCGAGTTCGGATTCGAGCATGTCGACGACGGGGAAGTAGCGGTCGACGACGGCGTCCATCAGCGCGTACATGACGAAGGCCGAGCCCATTTTCAATAGATGCGGTTCGCGCTCGGCGCGTGCGCGGACGCCGAGAAAACCCTTGGCGGAATCGCGGCGGACGGACAGGACGTAATTCTTGCCCGCGAAGATCGCCAGCTCGCCGGTGGCGAGGTGGTCGCCATCGACGAGATCGACCGTGTGCACGACGGTGAACAGGCAGTCGCCGTATTCCTCGATCTTGGGACGCTGGTGGCCGCGCGCGGCGTCTTCGACGGCCAGTTCGTGCAGCGCGAACTCTTCCTTCATCTGCGCCATTTCGGCGTCGGTGGCGTCGCGCAGCGCAACCCAGACGAAGCAGCCGGGTTTATCCAGGTAGTCGCTGATGTCTTCGACGGGGATGTCGCACAGCTTCTTGCCTTCCTGGTAGGCGACACAGTTGATCAGCATGTCATCGAAACGTTGTTGCAAAGATGACAGAGCTTACACCATCGTCCCATAGGCCGGCATTACGCCAACGCTCGCGTGGGCACGTGGTGCCCACGCGTTCAACCGGCGTATGCGTTATTCGTCCTTCGCCCCGTCGATGCCCAACTCGGCAATCTTGCGCGTGATGGTATTGCGCCCGATGCCGAGCCGGATCGCCGCGTCGTTCTTGCGGCCATGCGTGTGCTTCAGCGCCGTACGGATCAGCGCGGATTCGAACTGGCGGCCCAGCACGTCCATCACTTCCACCTGCCCGTCCGACAGCATGCGCGCGGCCTGCAGTTCCAGGAGGCCGATCCAGCCGTCGGCGCCATTCGGCAGCACGCCCGCTTCGGCGTGGTGCGCCATGCCGGACGACGGCGGCGCCAGCGTCACCGTGCCGACGCCGGAACTGATGCCGACGGCGATCCCATTGCCGCCGGCCGGCATGGGCTGGGCCTGGGTCAGGTCGCGCGGCAGGTCCTTCACCTCCACGGTCTGGCCCGGCGCCATCACCGTGATCCAGTTGCACAGGTTTTCCAGCTGGCGCACGTTGCCGGGGAGTTCCAGGCCGGTGAGGAAGCGCAGCGCTTCGTCGCTCATGCGCTTGGTCTCGACGCCCAATTGGCGTGCACTCTGCACCAGGAAGTGGCGCACCAGAATGGGGATATCTTCCCTCCGTTCGCGCAGGCTGGGCAGGCGCAGGCGGATCACGTTCAGGCGGTGATACAAGTCTTCGCGGAACAGGCCGTCGCGCACGCGCTGCTCCAGGTTCTGGTGCGTGGCCGCGATCACGCGCACGTTCGCCTTCACGGGCTGGTGCCCGCCCACGCGGTAAAAATGGCCATCGGACAGCACGCGCAGCAAACGCGTCTGCAGGTCGAACGGCATGTCGCCGATTTCGTCCAGGAACAAGGTGCCGTTCTCGGCCTGCTCGAAGCGGCCGCGCCGCATCGCCTGCGCGCCCGTGAAGGCGCCGCGCTCGTGGCCGAACAGTTCGGATTCCAGCAGGTCCTTCGGGATCGCGGCCGTGTTCAGCGCGATGAACGGCTGCTGCGCGCGCGGGCTGTGCTTGTGCAGCGCGCGTGCGACAAGTTCCTTGCCGGTGCCCGATTCGCCCGTGATCAGCACGGTCACGTTCGACTGCGACAGGCGGCCGATCGCGCGGAACACTTCCTGCATCGCGGGCGCCTGGCCCAGGATCTCGGGCGTCTCGCTCGGCGCGATGTCGACGCTGGCCTCGCGCAGGCTCTCCTCGAGCGCGCGGCGGATCAGGGCGACGGCCTTGTCGATGTCGAACGGCTTGGCCAGGTATTCGAAGGCGCCGCCCTGGAACGAGGCGACGGCGGAGTCGAGGTCGGAAAAGGCGGTGATGACGATGACCGGCAGGCCCGGATGGCGTTCCTTGACGGCGGCCAGCAGATCGAGGCCCGATTCGCCGGGCATGCGGATGTCGGACACCAGCACTTGCGGCGTGTCCGTTTCGAATGCTGTCAGCGCTTCGCGGCCGCTGGCAAAACTCCGGGTGGCGAGGTTCTCGCGCGCCAGGGCCTTTTCCAGCACCCAGCGGATCGATGCATCGTCGTCGACAATCCAGATTGGTTTCATGTAGTTCTACTTCCCGCGAAGGTTCAAGGGGGGATTGCCGGAGACGCCCCTCGATTTCACCCGCTTATGGCAGGGGAATCAGGATGCGGAAATCCGTCAATCCAGGCCGGCTTTCGCACTCGATCAGTCCCAGGTGCTGTTGCACGAAAGTCTGCGCCAAGGTCAGCCCGAGACCGCT includes:
- the ntrC gene encoding nitrogen regulation protein NR(I), with product MKPIWIVDDDASIRWVLEKALARENLATRSFASGREALTAFETDTPQVLVSDIRMPGESGLDLLAAVKERHPGLPVIVITAFSDLDSAVASFQGGAFEYLAKPFDIDKAVALIRRALEESLREASVDIAPSETPEILGQAPAMQEVFRAIGRLSQSNVTVLITGESGTGKELVARALHKHSPRAQQPFIALNTAAIPKDLLESELFGHERGAFTGAQAMRRGRFEQAENGTLFLDEIGDMPFDLQTRLLRVLSDGHFYRVGGHQPVKANVRVIAATHQNLEQRVRDGLFREDLYHRLNVIRLRLPSLRERREDIPILVRHFLVQSARQLGVETKRMSDEALRFLTGLELPGNVRQLENLCNWITVMAPGQTVEVKDLPRDLTQAQPMPAGGNGIAVGISSGVGTVTLAPPSSGMAHHAEAGVLPNGADGWIGLLELQAARMLSDGQVEVMDVLGRQFESALIRTALKHTHGRKNDAAIRLGIGRNTITRKIAELGIDGAKDE
- a CDS encoding TonB-dependent receptor domain-containing protein; its protein translation is MAQTQDAVSAQAPARVVVTGSLISRTDTETPTPVQVLTAADIQKSGKTSVAELLNDLAANGQGTLGTGFSGAFANGASGISLRGLTVGATLVLVDGHRLAPYPLSDDAQRAFVDVSSIPFDAIDSIEVLKSGASSLYGSDAIAGVVNIKLKKNLNGTRVAAESGNTQHGGGKTHRASISTGIGDLDNDGYNAFITAEWRRQGAIKVADRDRFDWANADWRSRGGNNIRLGVPNGLNSRLTATNSPFLYNPAGPAKPGINPATGKPYAAIDNSANFQFLDPTKCNYDLYMSGGCAIRDDKTNIQPQTENINLLVGMTKKLNADWELAFKGSMFQRNSVNNRGSYLSAYSPTTFGGNNSLNNGVVTSGNSRVPSTLIPANAAFNQLGAPARLYGYIPGTDPFATQDNTATTTRFALDLHGSAYGWDVNVAGGITKVKTDIDYSGYIDRAALYNAIFNGTWNPIGGNSPALLNTVSPHFSNTLESKLNYFDAVGSRELMQLGAGPLALAAGVHYHKRTQNSPAASLTANGQVAQTTAFVIGDETNTAAFAELQATPIKNLELHASGRYDHYKNFNKFTPAASFKWAPMSQFGVRGTYAKGFRAPNPAEVGNAGSFFTFNGIDDPVLCANGNPNTAGNVPTACGLNPPYVQLTTPSLSPEKSTSYTLGVILEPVRGLNATLDYYNIKVTNQIVSAAGNDPSYVPAFVRGPVTPLDIANGDGTTSVGTPALGPIIYATSPYVNLGGTKTSGIEADIGYRWRLPNDLGSLKANLSAAHTFSYLTEAAGGVSYQLAGTQGPSAISGATGSPKDRAQFSLAWSRGPLDVNTTVNYTSDFSTIDPSLGVNDCSGPGGTSFNVGGRAYFRNLPQPEYYCHVASFTSVNLNLQYKLSQNLTVKGSILNLFDRQPPADVATYGNSGAQTSYNASLHQAGAIGRFFSLGLAYTF
- a CDS encoding NAD(P)/FAD-dependent oxidoreductase produces the protein MLRINELKLPLNHPDHALRDAIVGRLGIESGDLIDFTVFKRSYDARKKTAIVLIYALDVEVRDEAAVLARLARDPHIVPAPDTGYKFVTKALPAPGTPRPVVVGMGPCGLFVALILAQMGFKPLVLERGKIVRERTVDTFGFWRKRKLNTESNVQFGEGGAGTFSDGKLYSQVKDPKHYGRKVLNEFVKSGAPEEILYVSKPHIGTFRLVKMVEQMRAEILALGGEIRFQTRVEDVLIEGEGSARQVVGVRLHTGETIPTRHLVMAVGHSARDTFEMLYERGVYVEAKPFSIGFRVEHPQSLIDVCRFGPNAGNKILGAADYKIVHHASNGRSVYSFCMCPGGTVVAASSEEGRVVTNGMSQYSRAERNANSAIVVGITPSDYPGHPLAGIAFQRELESRAFVLGGSNYDAPGQLMGDFVRGVPSTEFGSVTPSFKPAVHLTDLAPALPDYATVALREAFVAFDKQIKGYYKEDAVLTGVETRTSSPIRIKRHDDNLQSLNTAGLYPAGEGAGYAGGIMSAAIDGIRVAEAVALAMVG
- a CDS encoding TonB-dependent receptor, producing MARTLRLIFSGTTLAAGFGFAGTALAQTQEVQQAPIARVEITGSAIKRIDAETAVPVTVLRVEDLKKEGLTTIEQVMSNLSVSQAQQGTSQSVGSSTGGASFANLRGIGQNKTLVLLNGRRLANNAYDSSAPDLNMIPFAALERVEVLRDGASSLYGSDAVGGVINFITKKNYQGGSATFGEDVASHGGGRSINANVALGWGDLDTQGWNISAVIDHQEQYPLTGTDRSYNTRYPGGLSTSTFPANYYQGGDSVNPAGPGCTTGVHLIPDGGTGCLMTTSSFVDYIPRNIRDSGLIRGTLKLGQHELGVEYLTSQSVVGTTIAPVPYGGLYMNRLRPDGTANPYYPAGLDPTYTEAFMPDGVQPGFTHVKWRDMPNGVRQDKNTNRQQRLVVSLAGNVAGWDYDGAVTWNENRVQEQLFGYSDGGLITQGVRDGVINPFGDQSAAGTALLNSAALSGTIQTARGQTTGLDFHASRELGDWLNAGRGAALALGAATTYDKFTSAANTEFAEKVVASTGIDPNTLNSGSRHTYAVYGELNVPILKTLDVTGSVRYDKYSDFGNTTNPKVSFRWQPTQAVLVRGSYSTGFRAPSLYDIHSAQTFTNTAGTYDDPVNCPGGNPLPGHSRAANCSQQFQVLGGGNPALQPEKSKNATIGIMIEPLKNLSVGVDIWALKLDHQISVLSLDDIFADNVKYASRYHRNPAGELSVDGSQCPNPATCGYIERLNENLGGIITNGIDLSANYRWRSAGYGTFSFASNTTYVHKYEYQNTEGGEWNQNVGVYSGTGPVFRWQSTNNLVWSRDALSAGLTARYKSGYVDQDPTNHVASYTTFDLYGAWQQKKGLGLTVGVRNLLDRDPPLSYQDYTFQAGYDPRYTDPLGRTFYARVNYTF
- the corA gene encoding magnesium/cobalt transporter CorA; the protein is MLINCVAYQEGKKLCDIPVEDISDYLDKPGCFVWVALRDATDAEMAQMKEEFALHELAVEDAARGHQRPKIEEYGDCLFTVVHTVDLVDGDHLATGELAIFAGKNYVLSVRRDSAKGFLGVRARAEREPHLLKMGSAFVMYALMDAVVDRYFPVVDMLESELETIEDRIFTHGAQRENVERLYQLKRKGLVLRHAVFPLLEAIGRLHGGRVPPLIVGTQDYFRDVHDHLIRIGGRLDAIRDTISTAIQVNLSMVSIDESEVNKRLAAWAAIFAVFTAFAGVWGMNFKYMPELEWKWGYPMALAVMIAVCVYLYRRFRKAGWL